A single Candidatus Rokuibacteriota bacterium DNA region contains:
- a CDS encoding tyrosine-type recombinase/integrase — protein sequence MDTSRSCESADNPFRRSERPRFAARSRSACESPCPCDRRARIRRALSIHSLRHTFGTLLYRATKDLVLVSRALGHRDVRSTQRYAHLDDRRLARAVNGLW from the coding sequence GTGGACACATCACGGTCCTGCGAAAGTGCCGACAACCCATTCCGGAGGAGCGAGCGACCCCGCTTCGCCGCCCGATCACGGAGCGCCTGCGAATCGCCGTGCCCGTGTGACCGTCGCGCTCGCATCCGGAGAGCGCTGTCGATCCATTCGCTGCGCCATACCTTCGGGACGCTGCTCTATCGTGCCACGAAGGACCTCGTGCTCGTCAGCCGCGCGCTGGGCCACCGCGACGTCAGAAGCACACAGCGATACGCCCACCTGGATGATCGCCGGCTCGCCCGGGCCGTGAATGGACTCTGGTAG
- a CDS encoding type II toxin-antitoxin system HicB family antitoxin, producing the protein MTKRKATPRKALKATVYTYTVLFEPAAEGGYTVTVPMLPGVITEGDTLEEARARATDAIRGHITVLRKCRQPIPEERATPLRRPITERLRIAVPV; encoded by the coding sequence ATGACGAAGAGGAAGGCGACTCCAAGAAAGGCCCTGAAGGCGACCGTGTATACGTACACCGTGCTCTTCGAGCCCGCCGCCGAGGGCGGGTACACCGTGACCGTGCCGATGCTGCCCGGGGTCATCACGGAGGGCGATACCCTCGAGGAAGCGCGGGCGCGCGCCACGGATGCCATCCGTGGACACATCACGGTCCTGCGAAAGTGCCGACAACCCATTCCGGAGGAGCGAGCGACCCCGCTTCGCCGCCCGATCACGGAGCGCCTGCGAATCGCCGTGCCCGTGTGA
- a CDS encoding MFS transporter, whose amino-acid sequence MTRDEIRRMLPLQAGAILGPMTGTGVVTLGPVLADLYRMSIGTVGLVITAYMVPFALVQLFSGSIAQIITGRRTAAVGFAIFAAGSLGCAAAPAFPLLLAFRVLQGVGAAFLFPVLMALVAEVVAPPRLGRAIGAFGATQTLGLALGPLLAGLFEVYLGWRWFFVWLAASAIAAATAFLILFRGERDAARDEGGVLQLTLTVLGKPAVVLLSLAAAGLFFAMIGAYMYLAAWLKAVPRLSEDRMGIVLAVAGAVGIPASAVAGGWVDRFGRRAVAIAGLAGYITALLALAALPYSFWGTLALAAWFGWTGAVAWAGLNTLAVEIDPALRKPVASIYNAFRFLGYSLAPPVLGLVYGAGNLAGVLVVSALVVAFAAALVAALRLPRRNFP is encoded by the coding sequence GTGACGCGGGACGAGATCCGCCGCATGCTCCCCCTCCAGGCGGGGGCGATTCTGGGCCCCATGACCGGGACGGGCGTGGTGACACTGGGCCCGGTACTGGCTGATCTCTACCGGATGTCCATCGGGACCGTGGGGCTCGTCATCACCGCGTACATGGTTCCCTTCGCGCTCGTCCAGCTCTTCTCCGGCTCCATCGCGCAGATCATCACGGGCCGGCGGACGGCGGCCGTCGGCTTCGCCATCTTCGCCGCCGGCTCGCTCGGGTGCGCGGCGGCGCCGGCCTTTCCGCTGCTGCTCGCGTTCCGTGTCCTCCAGGGCGTCGGGGCCGCGTTCCTCTTTCCGGTCCTCATGGCGCTGGTCGCCGAGGTGGTGGCGCCGCCGCGCCTCGGGCGCGCCATCGGCGCCTTCGGAGCGACGCAGACGCTCGGGCTCGCACTCGGTCCGCTCCTGGCCGGGCTCTTCGAGGTGTATCTCGGCTGGCGCTGGTTCTTCGTCTGGCTCGCGGCCTCTGCCATCGCCGCCGCCACGGCGTTTCTCATCCTGTTCCGCGGGGAGCGCGACGCGGCGCGTGACGAGGGGGGCGTGCTCCAGCTCACGCTCACGGTGCTCGGCAAGCCCGCCGTCGTCCTCCTCTCGTTGGCGGCGGCCGGGCTCTTCTTCGCCATGATCGGCGCCTACATGTACCTCGCAGCATGGCTCAAGGCCGTGCCCCGGCTCTCCGAGGATCGCATGGGCATCGTCCTCGCGGTGGCGGGTGCCGTGGGGATCCCCGCCTCGGCCGTCGCGGGAGGCTGGGTAGACCGCTTCGGGCGCCGGGCCGTGGCCATCGCCGGCCTCGCCGGCTACATCACGGCGCTGCTGGCCCTGGCCGCGCTGCCCTACTCGTTCTGGGGCACGCTCGCCCTCGCGGCGTGGTTCGGCTGGACGGGCGCCGTGGCATGGGCCGGGCTCAACACGCTGGCGGTGGAGATCGATCCCGCGCTGCGCAAGCCCGTCGCCTCGATCTACAACGCCTTCCGCTTCCTCGGCTACTCCCTGGCGCCGCCCGTCCTCGGCCTCGTCTACGGCGCGGGGAATCTGGCCGGCGTTCTCGTCGTGAGCGCGCTGGTCGTGGCTTTCGCCGCCGCGCTCGTCGCCGCGCTCAGGCTGCCGCGCCGCAACTTCCCCTGA